From one Jatrophihabitans sp. genomic stretch:
- a CDS encoding response regulator transcription factor: protein MTIRVVVADDQLLVRTGLTMILNAQPGIEVVGEATDGHEAVAVARELRPDVCLFDIRMPGIDGVEATRQLAGPGVENPLAIVVITTFDLDEYIHGALKAGARGFLLKDAGPELLVQAIHAAANGDALISPDITRRLLTTLAGLERASPPTQPIEPLTEREEEVLLTVARGRTNAEIADELYITLSTVKTHVAALMNKLGARNRVEVAMWAYETRRVKG from the coding sequence ATGACCATCCGGGTGGTGGTCGCCGACGACCAGCTCCTGGTCCGCACCGGGCTCACCATGATCCTCAACGCGCAGCCCGGGATCGAGGTCGTCGGCGAGGCAACGGACGGTCACGAGGCGGTGGCCGTGGCCCGCGAGCTGCGTCCCGACGTCTGCCTCTTCGACATCCGGATGCCCGGCATCGACGGCGTCGAGGCCACCCGCCAGCTCGCTGGCCCAGGCGTCGAGAACCCCCTGGCCATCGTGGTCATCACGACCTTCGATCTCGACGAGTACATCCATGGCGCCCTCAAGGCCGGCGCCCGAGGCTTCCTCCTCAAGGACGCCGGGCCCGAGCTACTGGTCCAGGCGATCCACGCAGCCGCGAACGGCGACGCGCTCATCTCACCCGACATCACCCGCCGCCTGCTCACCACGCTGGCTGGCCTGGAGCGAGCCTCCCCGCCGACCCAGCCGATCGAGCCGCTCACCGAACGCGAGGAAGAAGTGCTACTCACCGTCGCCCGCGGCCGCACCAACGCCGAGATCGCCGACGAGCTGTACATCACCCTGAGCACGGTGAAGACCCATGTCGCCGCGCTGATGAACAAGCTCGGTGCCCGCAACCGCGTCGAGGTCGCGATGTGGGCGTACGAGACCAGGCGCGTCAAGGGATAG
- a CDS encoding N-terminal phage integrase SAM-like domain-containing protein has translation MGQSRKRIIGNGDIRYTAYYDDLRGRRRSAGTFASKKAADAAWRNAESLQQSGHPGDLRAGQRPFADYVATAWLPNHVMEPTTRQSYHYNLDRHIIPWFGPMKMADILPIHVREWVIDMVTRGVTPATIRHQKIILSAVFTTALNDFVIRLHPCRGVKTPTVPIKSFRILAPDALADQRGYPAASIRAIQVLSSLIASARGTVTPPAVAAIE, from the coding sequence ATGGGCCAGAGTCGCAAACGCATCATCGGCAACGGTGACATCCGCTACACCGCGTACTACGACGATCTCCGCGGCCGACGCCGCTCCGCCGGCACCTTCGCCAGCAAGAAAGCAGCCGACGCGGCCTGGCGCAACGCCGAGTCGCTCCAACAGTCCGGACATCCAGGTGACCTTCGAGCAGGACAGCGACCATTCGCGGATTACGTCGCCACCGCGTGGTTGCCGAACCACGTCATGGAGCCCACGACCCGGCAGTCGTACCACTACAACCTCGACCGGCACATCATCCCATGGTTCGGGCCGATGAAGATGGCCGACATCCTGCCCATCCACGTCCGTGAATGGGTCATCGACATGGTCACCCGTGGCGTAACCCCGGCCACCATTCGGCACCAGAAGATCATCCTGTCCGCAGTCTTCACAACTGCCCTCAACGACTTCGTCATCCGCCTGCACCCTTGCCGCGGAGTCAAGACGCCAACCGTCCCAATCAAGTCATTCCGCATCCTGGCCCCGGACGCTCTGGCAGACCAGCGTGGTTACCCGGCCGCGTCTATCAGGGCGATCCAAGTGTTGAGTTCGCTGATCGCGTCCGCGAGGGGAACAGTGACGCCACCTGCTGTCGCGGCCATCGAGTAG